CGGTTCCGCGCTTTCGGGATTGGAGTCACGAATCCGGAGGCATCTCCGCAAACCGGGCGATACAAAACGGCTGCACTGGCACATCGATTTTCTCCTCGCGGATCCTGCGGTTCGCGTGACGGAAGTGGTCTGTTCAGAATCGGAGGAGCGCGGAGAATGCGAGATCGCCGCATACCTGGGCGCACACCTGAATTCCGTCGCGCATTTTGGGTGTTCCGACTGTTCGTGCTTCAGTCACCTCTTCTTCTCAGCCAGCTACGCTGAGCTGCAGCGGCAGGTTTACCGGGGTTTTCACGCCGGTGGCGCGACCACCTTCCGCGCAATGAAGATAAAGCCGGTGTGAGCGACCATGCGATTCTCGGGCCGCATACTCCGTCCTTTAACCTCCCAGCCGCGCAGTGCCACTTCGTAAATGCCCATGACGGTGAATCGCGCAGCAAACTGTACCTCAAGCCGTTTTGAGAGCTTGAAGATCTGCAGCACGGTCGGATTATAGCAGAGCAGAAGGCCACCGTTTCTGAGCGCAGCATCAACGTGTTTCAGCGCCCTCCAGGGCTCTTGAAGGTCCAGAAGCACTCGGTCTATATCGCGATCCTCAATCCCTTCGTACACGTCCTTCTCCCGGACGATCAGCTCGCCCGAGCCCTCTGTTCCCGCACTCGCAACCGCACTGAAGAACGTTTCGATGTTGCTGCGGGCGACTGCCAGAAAGTCCGGTCGCCGTTCGTAGGATATGACGGTCCCGTAAGGCCCTACGGCACGGAGCAGCGCCATCGTCAGCGCGCCCGAGCCGATGCCAGCTTCCAGTACCCGAGCACCCGGGAAGATATCGGCGAACATGAGAATAGCTGCAATATCCTTGGGGTAAATGATCTGCGAGCCTTTCCGCATCTTGGCGATATACTCTTCCAGGGTCGGTCGAATGACAAGAAGCCGCTCACCATGGTCGGAGCTAACCATGCTCCCGTCATCCAGGCCGATGAGCTCGTCGAGCGCCAGCGAACCGCGCCGGAACGTGAAGGTGCTTCCAGCTTTCACGAGTATCTGATATCTCCGTCCTCTTCTATCAAGAAGGTGCACCAGCTCGCCGTCGGTTATCGGAACAACCATGCTCTTTAATAATCCGCTTTTCACTAATACAATACAATACAATACAATACAAAGAGGAACACGCAAATAACTTCGCGAACGATCCTCACACGAACGCTCTGTGCACCCACCGCTTTACTGCGGTGATCTGCTATGAGAGAAACCCCAAGTGGGTGAAATAAGATGCTTGATCTCCTGCGTACCGCACTGGAATTTGCCGCGCCACGCTGCGACCAGGTCGAACTGTACGGCGAACGGGGTACTGTGCTCAGCATTGAGCTTGAGCGCGATGCGGTGAAAACGGGCCGGTACGTAAAGAGCAGTGGGATCGGCGTTCGCGTCGTTATAGCATATAAAATCGGATTCGCGCACACCACAGCGGTCGAGCCGTCGGCCCTGGAGGACTGCGTGATACATGCTATCAAGCACGCGCGCGTATCCGAATACGACGAGCATTTCCGGAGCTTGCCC
This Methanomicrobia archaeon DNA region includes the following protein-coding sequences:
- a CDS encoding tRNA (adenine-N1)-methyltransferase — translated: MVVPITDGELVHLLDRRGRRYQILVKAGSTFTFRRGSLALDELIGLDDGSMVSSDHGERLLVIRPTLEEYIAKMRKGSQIIYPKDIAAILMFADIFPGARVLEAGIGSGALTMALLRAVGPYGTVISYERRPDFLAVARSNIETFFSAVASAGTEGSGELIVREKDVYEGIEDRDIDRVLLDLQEPWRALKHVDAALRNGGLLLCYNPTVLQIFKLSKRLEVQFAARFTVMGIYEVALRGWEVKGRSMRPENRMVAHTGFIFIARKVVAPPA
- a CDS encoding GIY-YIG nuclease family protein, which encodes MNGTYVLIIEAVRDTELEVGHRGLLTFSKGYYAYVGSALSGLESRIRRHLRKPGDTKRLHWHIDFLLADPAVRVTEVVCSESEERGECEIAAYLGAHLNSVAHFGCSDCSCFSHLFFSASYAELQRQVYRGFHAGGATTFRAMKIKPV